A genomic region of Denticeps clupeoides chromosome 17, fDenClu1.1, whole genome shotgun sequence contains the following coding sequences:
- the acot19 gene encoding acyl-CoA thioesterase 19 isoform X2 encodes MSGRQPCPVLSVHPTRALVDEGFAVMVEMLPPGFAVTLRALIHSEDNDFWEAYGHYVSDDTGCVKAAEHSSLGGSYDGVEPMGLLWSMKPVPGSRTGLRLRKKDVRTPLNVQILLYKGHMSDGFQDGNVLASVAVERWYLAPGVRRICTAENGLNGTLFLPPGPGPFPAVLDLWGGGGGLVEYRSALLASHGYASLSLEYMNPRIIGGTTQFVGNDYFEAAFNMLKDHPLVCAERIAVMGLSFGASVALGLTVNSPVVEPRCLVCVSASHIGPVKGSLSDVFAEISKNSNNTRYDEENRVIWRDLLLPIPDDPSKKTDVGRLKCPLLLIVGEDDQNWPASESAEDIKQMMERAGNSHLLTVLSYPDTGHLIEPPYSPHTRSSNFMSQQRAKVIVLWGGHTVPHSKAQEDAWEKTLAFLQEHLYGTSLGAAS; translated from the exons ATGTCTGGAAGGCAGCCGTGCCCCGTCCTGTCGGTCCACCCGACCCGCGCCCTGGTAGATGAGGGGTTTGCAGTCATGGTGGAGATGTTGCCTCCTGGCTTTGCAGTGACACTTCGGGCTCTGATCCATTCTGAGGACAACGACTTTTGGGAGGCATATGGACACTATGTTAGTGACGACACTGGATGTGTTAAAG CTGCCGAACACTCCAGCCTCGGTGGCTCTTACGATGGTGTTGAGCCCATGGGTTTACTGTGGAGCATGAAACCGGTACCGGGGAGCAGAACCGGCCTCAG gTTACGGAAGAAGGATGTCCGCACACCACTGAATGTCCAAATCTTACTCTATAAAGGCCACATGAGCGATGGATTTCAGGACGGGAATGTCCTGGCCTCAGTTGCTGTCGAGCGCTGGTACTTGGCACCGGGGGTCCGGAGGATCTGTACAGCAGAAAACGGTCTGAACGGGACCCTCTTCTTACCACCAG GTCCCGGACCATTTCCTGCCGTGCTGGATCTGTGGGGAGGCGGAGGAGGTCTGGTGGAATACCGCTCCGCCCTCCTGGCCTCACATGGCTATGCCTCCCTGTCCTTGGAATACATGAACCCGAGAATAATCGGCGGCACGACGCAGTTCGTGGGAAATGATTACTTTGAG GCTGCATTTAACATGCTGAAAGACCACCCCCTAGTGTGTGCTGAGAGGATCGCAGTCATGGGGCTCTCATTTGGAGCATCTGTGGCACTGGGGCTGACTGTTAACTCGCCAGTTGTTGAG CCCAGATGCTTGGTGTGTGTAAGTGCAAGTCACATCGGCCCTGTTAAAGGATCGCTGTCTGACGTCTTTGCAGAAATCAGCAA GAATTCTAACAACACTCGCTATGATGAAGAGAACAGGGTCATCTGGCGCGACCTCCTGCTGCCCATTCCAGATGACCCTTCCAAGAAAACTGAT GTTGGCCGCCTAAAATGCCCTTTATTGTTAATTGTGGGAGAAGACGATCAGAACTGGCCAGCTTCTGAGTCCGCAGAGGAC ATAAAACAGATGATGGAGAGAGCCGGAAACAGCCACCTGCTCACTGTTCTGTCGTACCCTGACACCGGCCACCTCATTGAGCCCCCTTACAGTCCGCACACCCGCTCCAGCAACTTCATGAGTCAACAGAGGGCCAAGg TTATTGTTCTCTGGGGAGGTCACACGGTGCCTCATAGCAAGGCTCAAGAGGACGCCTGGGAGAAGACCCTGGCCTTTCTGCAGGAACATCTTTATGGCACCAGCCTCGGAGCAGCAAGCTAA
- the acot19 gene encoding acyl-CoA thioesterase 19 isoform X3 gives MGLLWSMKPVPGSRTGLRLRKKDVRTPLNVQILLYKGHMSDGFQDGNVLASVAVERWYLAPGVRRICTAENGLNGTLFLPPGPGPFPAVLDLWGGGGGLVEYRSALLASHGYASLSLEYMNPRIIGGTTQFVGNDYFEAAFNMLKDHPLVCAERIAVMGLSFGASVALGLTVNSPVVEPRCLVCVSASHIGPVKGSLSDVFAEISKNSNNTRYDEENRVIWRDLLLPIPDDPSKKTDVGRLKCPLLLIVGEDDQNWPASESAEDIKQMMERAGNSHLLTVLSYPDTGHLIEPPYSPHTRSSNFMSQQRAKGEIFFFYSFTKCSLHCYKNNLCSVHFVLFRMMKISPSVVLGLIFCNENTSLHRDIFS, from the exons ATGGGTTTACTGTGGAGCATGAAACCGGTACCGGGGAGCAGAACCGGCCTCAG gTTACGGAAGAAGGATGTCCGCACACCACTGAATGTCCAAATCTTACTCTATAAAGGCCACATGAGCGATGGATTTCAGGACGGGAATGTCCTGGCCTCAGTTGCTGTCGAGCGCTGGTACTTGGCACCGGGGGTCCGGAGGATCTGTACAGCAGAAAACGGTCTGAACGGGACCCTCTTCTTACCACCAG GTCCCGGACCATTTCCTGCCGTGCTGGATCTGTGGGGAGGCGGAGGAGGTCTGGTGGAATACCGCTCCGCCCTCCTGGCCTCACATGGCTATGCCTCCCTGTCCTTGGAATACATGAACCCGAGAATAATCGGCGGCACGACGCAGTTCGTGGGAAATGATTACTTTGAG GCTGCATTTAACATGCTGAAAGACCACCCCCTAGTGTGTGCTGAGAGGATCGCAGTCATGGGGCTCTCATTTGGAGCATCTGTGGCACTGGGGCTGACTGTTAACTCGCCAGTTGTTGAG CCCAGATGCTTGGTGTGTGTAAGTGCAAGTCACATCGGCCCTGTTAAAGGATCGCTGTCTGACGTCTTTGCAGAAATCAGCAA GAATTCTAACAACACTCGCTATGATGAAGAGAACAGGGTCATCTGGCGCGACCTCCTGCTGCCCATTCCAGATGACCCTTCCAAGAAAACTGAT GTTGGCCGCCTAAAATGCCCTTTATTGTTAATTGTGGGAGAAGACGATCAGAACTGGCCAGCTTCTGAGTCCGCAGAGGAC ATAAAACAGATGATGGAGAGAGCCGGAAACAGCCACCTGCTCACTGTTCTGTCGTACCCTGACACCGGCCACCTCATTGAGCCCCCTTACAGTCCGCACACCCGCTCCAGCAACTTCATGAGTCAACAGAGGGCCAAGggtgagatttttttcttttattctttcacCAAGTGTTCACTGCACTGTTACAAAAATAATCTCTGTTCTGTGCACTTTGTCTTATTTAGAATGATGAAAATTTCCCCCAGTGTAGTTTTAGGTTTAATCTTTTGCAATGAAAACACATCTCTTCACAGAGATATCTTCTCATAG
- the acot19 gene encoding acyl-CoA thioesterase 19 isoform X1, with the protein MSGRQPCPVLSVHPTRALVDEGFAVMVEMLPPGFAVTLRALIHSEDNDFWEAYGHYVSDDTGCVKAAEHSSLGGSYDGVEPMGLLWSMKPVPGSRTGLRLRKKDVRTPLNVQILLYKGHMSDGFQDGNVLASVAVERWYLAPGVRRICTAENGLNGTLFLPPGPGPFPAVLDLWGGGGGLVEYRSALLASHGYASLSLEYMNPRIIGGTTQFVGNDYFEAAFNMLKDHPLVCAERIAVMGLSFGASVALGLTVNSPVVEPRCLVCVSASHIGPVKGSLSDVFAEISKNSNNTRYDEENRVIWRDLLLPIPDDPSKKTDVGRLKCPLLLIVGEDDQNWPASESAEDIKQMMERAGNSHLLTVLSYPDTGHLIEPPYSPHTRSSNFMSQQRAKGEIFFFYSFTKCSLHCYKNNLCSVHFVLFRMMKISPSVVLGLIFCNENTSLHRDIFS; encoded by the exons ATGTCTGGAAGGCAGCCGTGCCCCGTCCTGTCGGTCCACCCGACCCGCGCCCTGGTAGATGAGGGGTTTGCAGTCATGGTGGAGATGTTGCCTCCTGGCTTTGCAGTGACACTTCGGGCTCTGATCCATTCTGAGGACAACGACTTTTGGGAGGCATATGGACACTATGTTAGTGACGACACTGGATGTGTTAAAG CTGCCGAACACTCCAGCCTCGGTGGCTCTTACGATGGTGTTGAGCCCATGGGTTTACTGTGGAGCATGAAACCGGTACCGGGGAGCAGAACCGGCCTCAG gTTACGGAAGAAGGATGTCCGCACACCACTGAATGTCCAAATCTTACTCTATAAAGGCCACATGAGCGATGGATTTCAGGACGGGAATGTCCTGGCCTCAGTTGCTGTCGAGCGCTGGTACTTGGCACCGGGGGTCCGGAGGATCTGTACAGCAGAAAACGGTCTGAACGGGACCCTCTTCTTACCACCAG GTCCCGGACCATTTCCTGCCGTGCTGGATCTGTGGGGAGGCGGAGGAGGTCTGGTGGAATACCGCTCCGCCCTCCTGGCCTCACATGGCTATGCCTCCCTGTCCTTGGAATACATGAACCCGAGAATAATCGGCGGCACGACGCAGTTCGTGGGAAATGATTACTTTGAG GCTGCATTTAACATGCTGAAAGACCACCCCCTAGTGTGTGCTGAGAGGATCGCAGTCATGGGGCTCTCATTTGGAGCATCTGTGGCACTGGGGCTGACTGTTAACTCGCCAGTTGTTGAG CCCAGATGCTTGGTGTGTGTAAGTGCAAGTCACATCGGCCCTGTTAAAGGATCGCTGTCTGACGTCTTTGCAGAAATCAGCAA GAATTCTAACAACACTCGCTATGATGAAGAGAACAGGGTCATCTGGCGCGACCTCCTGCTGCCCATTCCAGATGACCCTTCCAAGAAAACTGAT GTTGGCCGCCTAAAATGCCCTTTATTGTTAATTGTGGGAGAAGACGATCAGAACTGGCCAGCTTCTGAGTCCGCAGAGGAC ATAAAACAGATGATGGAGAGAGCCGGAAACAGCCACCTGCTCACTGTTCTGTCGTACCCTGACACCGGCCACCTCATTGAGCCCCCTTACAGTCCGCACACCCGCTCCAGCAACTTCATGAGTCAACAGAGGGCCAAGggtgagatttttttcttttattctttcacCAAGTGTTCACTGCACTGTTACAAAAATAATCTCTGTTCTGTGCACTTTGTCTTATTTAGAATGATGAAAATTTCCCCCAGTGTAGTTTTAGGTTTAATCTTTTGCAATGAAAACACATCTCTTCACAGAGATATCTTCTCATAG